The segment GAACCACGTGACCAGCCCGGCCATGGCAAGAGCGAACACCCAGTTGGCGATCCACCCGGTATTCGGGAACAGCTTGAGGGCTTTGGCAGCCAGGTTGATCATGAACATGCACAACAGCCCGGCGCCCACGGACAACCGCCCCACGGGAGTATCCAGCTGGAACTGGGCGGCCATGGCGGCGAGCACCACGAAAGCCGAGGCGCCCAACAGTGAATGGGTTCCCTGCCGGTGCCCTCCGCTGGCCTTCTCGATCCCGACGGCGATCACGTTGGACAGCGGCGGCAGCGAGTGGGCGATGGTGCTTGAGCGGTGGTCCCAATCGCACACCAAAGCAGTTCCCGCCGTCGTCATCGCTCCGATGAGGATTCCGGTGGCGTCCAGCGGGTACCAGCCCAAGGCGTACGGGCCGGTTGATGCGATAGCTATCCACGCCGCGGCCCCGGACGCGGCGTGGTGTCCTCCCATCATCGCTTAGCCTGCGGTCTGCGAAGTGCTGGACGTCGGCGAAGCCGAGAAGAAGATAGCTTCGATCACGGTGTTGGCCCACTCCAGGATCTCGGCGTCCTGCAGGTCGCGGCCGCCGATCCTCGCCGTCTTGGGCTTGGGGAGCAGCACTGCGTCGAGGGCCGGTTTGATCTGCGAGCCGGGGTACATGCGGTTGAGCCGCATGACCTTCGATTCGGGCAGCTGGGCGGGCGAGAAACGGATGAAGTTGCCTTGGAGCGCGACGTCGGACAGTCCGGCTTCGCGGGCACCCACCCTGAAGCGTGCGACGGCGATCAGGTTCTTCGCGGGCAGCGGCGGCTCGCCGTAACGGTCCACGAGTTCAGCCAGCACTTCGTCGATGGCCTCGTTGGTGATGGCCCCGGCCAGCTTCCTGTAGGCCTCCAGCCGCAGGCGTTCGCCCGGCACGTAGTCGTGCGGCAAGTGGGCGTTGACGGGCAGCTCGATCTTCATGTCGGCGGCCTTCTCCTCGGCCTCGCCGCGGTATTCGGCCACGGCTTCGCCCACCAGCCGGATGTAAAGATCGAAGCCGACCCCTTGAATGTGCCCGGACTGTTCCCCGCCGAGCAGGTTGCCGGCGCCGCGGATTTCGAGGTCTTTCATGGCCAACTGCATGCCCGCCCCGAGCTC is part of the Arthrobacter ramosus genome and harbors:
- a CDS encoding metal-dependent hydrolase, coding for MMGGHHAASGAAAWIAIASTGPYALGWYPLDATGILIGAMTTAGTALVCDWDHRSSTIAHSLPPLSNVIAVGIEKASGGHRQGTHSLLGASAFVVLAAMAAQFQLDTPVGRLSVGAGLLCMFMINLAAKALKLFPNTGWIANWVFALAMAGLVTWFAPHQWSWLPLSMLTGVGIHIVGDMITTGGVPLLWPIVIKPPKFWRKLPLVSGIWRANGAFSIPLLGKAGSRREWLVLIPVSGYAMVGLGLAAWTLVRNQWPALLALMLGLGG